CATCCCGCTGCAGGGCCGTCCGCAGGATCATTTCCGCCACCAGCAGCATGTTTTCGTTCTCCAGGGCGTAGGCCAGGCCGTGCTCGTCGACCCGCTGCGCTATTTTCTGCAGCGCGGATAGCTTTTCCAGGCCCAGCCGCAGCCCCTCCTCTGTCCTCACTACGCTGGCCGCCCGGTTCATCAGATCCTGCAACCTCCGCCGCAACTCCCCGGCCGGTATGTCACCTTTATCAAGCATATGCTGCGTCCGGGCAAGAAATCCCTCAATCTCGGCCGCCGGCACTTCTACGGGGGGTACGCTGACGGCTTCTCTGGCAGCCTCTTCCCCGGCCAGGCGGCCGAAGACCTGGCCGTCCAGCAGGGCGTTGCCCCCCGGCCTGTTGGCCCCGTGTTGGCCGCCGGCCACCTCGCCGGCGGCATACAGGCCGGCAACAGCCGTCCTGCCGGCCTGACTGATTTTCACCCCGCCCTGGAAGTGCTGGATGCAGGGCGCCACCTCAATCATGGCGCCGGCTTCCAGGTCCAGCCCTCGCTCCTTTAGCCAGGCGATACTTTCGGGATTAATTTCCTTCAAGCGCTGTAAAGGGCTGGCCAGGCGCTTTTCTGTCCCCAGGTCGACCGTAATTTCGCTATAATAACGCCGGTGATTTTCTTCCACCAGTTCGTCCCATTGGAATCCGGCCGGGTTCCGGCTGTAGTCCAGGTAGACCTTACGCCCGGCAGCAATTTCCTGGTAGACGGCCACGTCAATGATGTGGGTGGGATGCTCATAGGTAACCGGCCAGCTTGCTCCCTTGCGGAATAGCAGGTTCATTACCACCCTGGACGGGGTACCCGGCGGGAAATAGCGTCCCAGGAATTCTTCGCCCCGGTCGTTAACCAGGCGGGGCAGGGCGCGCAACATGCTCCCCGAACAATTTAATTTCGTCTTCAGGGAGGCCAGGCCGATCTGGATAAATTCCATGTTGACGAGTTCGGCGCCGGCGGTGTAGGCCAGGGCGTAGCCGTCACCAGTCATGCCGCCGGGAAAAACATTGGTCCGGTAAACCTGGCCCGCACCTCCGGTGGCCAGGATGACCGTCCTTGCGGAGATAACTTTCAGGGCGGCAGCCGGGTCATGCCGCTGGCGGGTATCCAGGGCCAGGGCGCCGGTTACCCTTCCCTGGCTGGTAATTAACCGGGCGACCATGGTAAAATTCAGGACCTGTACCGGCAGCTGACGCAAACGCTCCACCAGGGCTTCTTCAATATGAATAGCCGTCTTGGGGCCGGTATAGCAGGCCCTGGGGAAGTCGGAGCCATCGGTCACAAACTGGCGGGCCTTTCCCCCTTCTTTCACGAAAGGGACACCCAGGGCATCAAGGTAGTTAAAGGCAGCTTCAGCTTCCCGGGCTAACGTTACGGCCAGATCCCAGTCGGAGACCAGGCCGCCGAGGCGGTAAATATCTTCGGCATGGTAGCGCCACGCGTCTGCACCCCCCGGCGGGGTATGGGGTAAGGTTGCGTGGAAGGCCATGCGATCGGAGCAGGCCGTGGCCGTCACCCCGCTCCTGCCCAGCCTCCCCTTTGTGGCCAGGACTACCTTTAAATCAGGGTTATACTCCTGGGCGGCGATGGCCGCCCGCAGGGCTGCCCCGCCGCCGCCGATAACCAGGACATCGCAATTATAATGTTCCATCTTATTCCTGCTCCTAATTACAAGGTCAATATTTATGGCATAAGTACTGCTTTCACGGCTTCTTTACAGGCCATCACCTCTAGTGCTTCATTAACCCGGGCCAGCGGGAAACGGTGGGTAATCATCCGGGCAAAAAGTTCAGGCTGCGCCAGGATCATGGCCATGGCCCGGTAAACATGGCGGGTGTCGCTGACCCACACCCCCTGTAAACGGATATTGCGCCGGGCCAGGTGCTGATAACCGTCAAAGGCGAAGGTCCCTCCCGGCTGGCCAAAACCCATGCTGAGGACCGCACCCCCAGGTCGCACCAGGGTAATGGCTTCCAGCAAAGCTGCAGCATTGCCCGCAGCCTCGACGACCAGATCGGCGCCGCGGCCGTGGGTCAGGTCCATGACTATCTGCCGCCGCTCCTCATCCTGAACTTCATGGCGGTCCAGGATAACAGTGGCCCCGAATTGCCGTCCCATTTCCAGGCGTGTTTTAGAGCCACCGCTCACAATGACTGTAGTTGCTCCATAAGCCCGGGCAAAGGCTACGGCAAACAGGCCTAAAGGCCCGGGGCCGATAACAACCACCGTGTCGCCAGGTTCTGGCCGCACCAGGTCGAAGCCGTGGGCCGCTGTAGCCCCTGAACAGGAGGCCGCCACCAGCACCGCGGGGTCAACCCCCGCCGGCACCCGGAATATGTCCGCGCCGGGCTGCAGAATGATATATTCGGCATAACATCCGTTTAAATACGGCGGTTCGGTAGTGGTAATATTAATTCCCTGGACGACCCGGTTGGGGCATAAAGACGGTTCCCGCAACACGGCGCAGTAATAGCAGTGGCCGCAGGAAACACCCCGGTTCCAGAAAATAAGGTCGCCCTCCTTCAGTTCTTCACCTTCTACCGTTAGCTTTTTTCCTTTAATGGCGGCCACCTCGCCAACGCCTTCGTGGCCCAAAATCATAGGTAACTTGACGCGCGGGTCCTCTCCCTGCCAGATGTGCAGGTCAGAGCCGCAGATACCGGCGGCTTTTATCTTTACCAGCACCTGCCCCGGCTCCAGGTTGGGAATGTTTATTTCCCGTGCCGTCAGAGGTTCATTAAACGCTTCTAAAACATAGGCTTGAGCTTTCATGCTATTCCCCCGTGTTCTGCCATGTATGCTGCCAGTACTTGTTTCAGGTAGAGCACGTTTTCCGGCGGGGCTCCGTAGGGAACAACGCCGCATCCCAGGATAAACCCGCCGCCAGGTGCCCCTTTGGCCAGGACTTCTCTGGCCTGAGCAGCAATCAGCTCTTTGGGACCTGTTTCCACTACCCGTGCCTGGATGCTGCCCCGCAGGACGATACCTGCCGCCCGGGCCTTTGCTTTATAGGCCACCAGGTCGGTACCGTAGTCAGCCATGAGAATGGAGGAACCTGTCTGCACCAGCCAGTCGACAATGGGGGTGGTATTGCCGCCGCTAATTAAACCGACGCTGGCGGCCCCGGCGGCCTTTAAGGCAACAATTAACCCTTTTTCCCGGGGAAAAGCAAATCGCTGGTAGAGTTCCGGCGAAAGCAAAGGCGGCGTTATCCAGGATTCGTTAATCGATATACTTAGACCCCGTTTAATCATGGCCGTGCCTACTGCCAGGCCTACTTCGGCGGCAAAATCCAGCAGGGCGCCGGCAAAGTCCGGTGCGGTCAACAAATCTAATATAAAGTTTTCATAACCCCGGAGCAGGGCGGCCAGGGTAAATGGTCCCACCATAGCGGCGCCTACGGCCACCTCACTGCCGATAACCTCCCTCACCCGGCTGGCGGCGTCCAGGAGTAAAGGCAGGCGACCGTCATGTTCCGGATCGGGTACCCTCAGGCGGGCCAGGTCGGCTGGACAGGAAACGATGGGGCCGGCAATGGCCGGAATGGCTTCGTCGTCGAAATACTGCACCGGGCAGCCCAGGGCTTCGGCTTCGACGTTATAGATATCGATGCCGACCGTAACCAGGTCATGGCCGTACAGCTCATAAGCCCTGAGCTGTCCTTTCACGATCAGTTCCGCGCTCCTGGCCATTTTTGAAGGCGTTACCCCGATTAAGGCGGCGGCATGTTCATACACCACAGGGACGAAAGGAATTTTATCCCTGTTAAAAAATCCACCCACAATTACTCCCTTCTTTCATCTGCTCCTCTTGCTGTCCACCCGGGGCTCTACCCGCTCGCCCAGATAAGCATTGCGAATACGGGGATCGGCCAGCAATTCCCTGCCCGGCCCGTTCATGGTAATCCTGCCGTTTTCTAAAACATAGGCGTGATCGCATAGAGCCAGGGCTTTGCGGGCATTTTGCTCCACCAGCAGGACGGTAACCCCTTCCTCCCGGATGCGGCTGATAATATTAAAAATGGTGTTGACCACCAGTGGGGCCAGGCCCAAGGAAGGTTCATCAAAAAGCATAACTTTGGGGTTGGACATCAAGCCCCGTCCTACGGCCAGCATCTGCTGTTCGCCGCCGCTTAAAGTGCCGGCGTACTGGTTTTGGCGTTCTTTGAGGACCGGGAACAAAGTAAATATATGTTCTAAATTCCTGGCCGCTTCCCGGCCGCTGAGCCGGTAACCGCCCATCAGCAGGTTTTCCTTCACCGTCAGGCCGGCGAAGACTTTTCTGCCTTCCGGCACCTGGACTATCCCCCGCCTGACCACCAGGTGGGGCTGCCGCGGCAACTCTTCCCCCATAAAAAGGATCGAACCCCGGCGCGGCCGCACCAGACCGGCAATGGTATTTAAAAGAGTGCTTTTGCCGGCGCCGTTGGCCCCGATTATACTGACAATCTGACCTTGCTTAACTTCAAGGTTGACCTCGTGCAGGGCCATAATCGCCCCGTAGCCGGCGCTCAAGTTTTTAATCGTCAACATCTCATTCCTCGTCCCCCAGGTAGGCCTTGATGACCTCTTCATTGCATTGAATGGCAGCCGGTGGCCCGCTGGCCAGGGTCTTACCGAAATTCTGGACATAAATGTACTGGCAGAGCTGCATTACTACCTCCATCCGGTGTTCAATCAGGAGGATGGCCAGGCCTAAATCCCTATTAAGCCTGGCGATGAGCTCAATCAGATCGATGACTTCTTTGGGATTCAATCCTGCCGCCGGCTCATCCAACAGCAATACTCTGGGACCGGTGGCCAGGGCCCGGGCAATCTCCAGGCGACGCTGGAGGCCGTAAGGTAGGTTCTCCGGCCGCCAGTCTTTATAAGCAATTAAGTCCACCAACTCCAGGTAGTGTAAGGCTTTTTCCCTGGCTTCCCGCTCGGCACGAAATTTCCCCGGCAGCGACAGGAGGGCGGAAAAAATATTATACTTCGTCAGGGGGTCGATAGCTGTCATGACGTTTTCCGCCACGCTCAGGCCCCGAAAGAGGCGGATGTTTTGAAAAGTGCGGCCCAGCCCGGCTTTGGCTATTCGATGCTGTTCCATATTGGTAATATCCCGGCCCGCCAGCAGCACCTGGCCGCTATCGGCTTTATAAACGCCGGAGATAACATTAAAAATCGTCGTCTTGCCGGCCCCGTTGGGCCCGATAATGCCTACGATACCCTTTTCCGGCAGGTCGAGGTAAAAATCCGCCACCGCCTGGACGCCGCCGAACCTTTTGTTAAGCCCTTTGACTTCTAAAATATTCACGACCCCTCACCCTCCCTTATCCTGTTTCCCCGGCGCCGCAGCAGGGACAGGAGGGAGATTTCATACTCACCGAATAAACCGGTAGGTTTAAAGTTCAGGATTAATAAGACAATCACGCAGTAGGCGACGATACGCCATTCGGCTGCGGCACGTAAGATTTCCGGCAAACCTGTAAGCAGGGCGCTGGCGACGACGGCCCCGGTCAGGCTGTTGATGCCGCCGAAAAACACCATAATAATCCACTCGGCAGATTTGGTCCAGCCGAACATTACCGGCTCGACATAGGTCGTATAAAATCCATAGAGGACGCCGGCATAGGTTGTAATAGCTGCCGATAAAAGGAAGGCCACCATTTTTACCTGGTTGACATTGATGCCCATGGACCTGGCCGCCAGTTCATCACTTCGTAAAGCCAGGCACTGGCGGCCGTAGCGCGAACATTTAAAACCCCAGACCAGCAACAGGCAGATCACGGCTGAAGTTACTGCTAAGAGAAGCGTGGTCTGCTTGGGTATGCCGGAGAGACCCATGGCGCCGCCGGTAATATTTACAGACTGGTTGAGGAGGGCAGCTATGGCTTCGCCAAAGCCCAAGGTTACCAGAGAGATGTAGTCCCGGCGTAACCTGATGGTTGGCAAGCCAACTATCACGGCTGCTATCAGGCCAACAACAACAGCTCCGCATGCCGCTAAAGGAAAGGAAAAATTATATTTAATGGCCATCAACCCGGCAACATAGGCGCCAATACCCATAAAAGCCCCCTGGCCCAAGGAAAAGAGGCCGGTTAACCCTGTAAGAATGAAGACGCCGGTCACGGCTACTACATTGATTGCTGTAAAGGTTAGCACCGAAGCTAAAAGTTCCATGGCCATACCCCTATCAAGCTTTTTCCTGGATATGGCTGCCAGCAATACCCCGCGGCCGCACCAGGAGAAAAAGTAACATAATGACGAAGATGAACACTGGTGATATACCCGAACCGACAAGCCGGATAAGTAAAATCTCAATTATTCCTAAAAGAAAGGCGCCGATAACCGCCCCGGACAGGCTGCCCAGGCCACCAATCACGGATGCGACAAAACCCTTGACCACCAATTGGCCGAGTTGGGGATAGAGGGTATAACTGATACCTAAAAAGACGCCGCTGATCCCGCCCAGGAATCCCGCCAGGAAAAAAGCCAGCTGGATAATCCTGAGGACATTGATACCCATCAAACCGGAGGTATCGACGTCATAGGAAACGGAACGCAGAGCGGTTCCCAGCTTGGTCCTGTAAATCAGCACCGCCAGAATTATCAAGGCCAAGGATGAGATGCAGAACATGATGAGTTCCGGGACACCCAGCAGTAGCTGGCCCACTTTCACTGTGGCTACAGGGAAGAAATTAGGATAAGCATAAAAGTTGGTGCTGAAAAAGATAGTCATCAGGTTCTCCAGCAGCATGCCAAGAGTGATAGAAGACACGAAATAGTAGATCACAGGACCTTTATTATTGCGAATACGGCGGAAGGCAACTAATTCTGCTATAATCCCCAGCATCCCCCCTGCCAGGGAAGCGATAAGCAGGGTCCAGAGCAGTGATGTATGCCAGAACCTTGTGGCCAGGAAACCCACGTAGGCCGTCACGGTCATAAAACCACCGTGGGCGAAATTGCTGAACTTCAATATATTGAATATTATGGCAAACCCCACGGCGATCAATGCATATACCGCACCCAGGGAAATGCCGTTAATTATCAATTGTGCCGTCATAATTTGCCGCCCCTTTAAGATCCTTCACGGGATGGCCGGGACGGCTCCGCAGACCTATACCCGTCCCGGCATCCCTCCATATTATTGCTGCTGCTGTTCCTTGGTAATATAACGCTCTTTGGTGATATACTGGCCCTTTTCAATTTTAATCATCACCATAGAAAGGCCATAGGGACGATGGGTATTGGGAGATATGCTGATATTGCCTGTTGTTCCCTTGACGTCCTTTGTCTGTTCCATAGCGTCACGTACCTTGATCGGGTCAGGCGCACCGGCCCGCTTAATGGCGTCGGCAATGACCAGGATGCTATCATAGCCGATGAAAACCTTATTCAGAGGCTCGTCATTATAGGCTGCCTTGTAAGCTTCTGCCACCTCCTTGATCTGCGGATCTTCCGCGGCGATATTGTTGGGGAAATAAATGTCATTGGCGGCCTCGCCGGCCAGGCTGGCAAACGGCGGGGCAAAATCCAGACCGCCGGTTATGGGGACGTTGATGCCTATCTGCCGCGCCTGCTGTACTGCCAGGACGTCTTCCTGGATATAGTTGGGAATATAAATTGTTTCGGCCCCGGCCGCTTGAATTGCCGCCAGCTGGGTTTTGAAATCTTTATCCCCTGTCTTGTACATCTGCTCGGATACTACCTGCCCGCCGTGGCTCTTCACATAATCGATAAAAGGCTTGGCCAGGGAAACAGAGTAGGCATTGGCCTGGTTGTACAGAACGCCGACCTTTTTTAAATTCAATTTTTCCAGTGTGTAGCTGGCGACGATCTCGGCCTGTTGCACGCTGCTCGGCTGGATCAGGAAGTTATAGGCCCACGGCTTGCCGTCGTTTTTCGTCGTCGCCCTCTCGTCAATAAAGCTCCCCAGGATAGCTACTTTAGTGTTTTCGGCAACGGGTGCGAGGGCGATGCCGATATTGCTGACCGGCGGGCCGATTATGGCCACGGCTTTATCCTGGGTAGCCAGGCGGTTGTAGGCGTTGATCGCCTCCTGGACGTCATTTTTGGTATCATAGGTAACCAGCTTCAGCTTCTTACCATTGATACCGCCCTCTTTATTGATCTTGTCGATGGCCAGCTGGGCACCATTGGTAACCATCTTGCCCCAGACCGAGGTGGTAGAACTTAAATCCTGCAGGTTGCCGATGACAATTACCTCACTGGAACTTGCCTGGTTTTCTCCGCCGTCTGCCTGGCTTTTGTCCTTGGCAGAATTGCCCTGGCCGCAGGCAGTCACCAAGAAAACCAGGACAAGAACCATGAATGACAAGACTAACTTTTTCATGCCTTCAGTACCTCCATTCTTTTCTTTTTGCTTTTGGTTTTCATGCATTATCTTAGAAAATACCTCAGATTGGCTGTTTCCCTACTTACACCCCCTTTCAAAGCCACACCTATACTCCAGCATGCACAGAGAGGGTGGCTGTGTTATTTGCCAGTAGCAATAACCTGGCCGGCGAGTCCATAATCTACCGAAGATCGCACCAGTAATTGGGCTGGTAGCCTTTCAACCACAGGTTTATTTTTCCGCTTGCTGTTAATCAACTTGATCAACCGCTCCGCCGCCCTCTGGCCAACCTCGTAAAAAGGCTGGGCCATCGTGGTCAGGGGAGGGTCCATTAGTTCTGACATGTCCAGGTTGTCATAACCCATGACGGCAACATCGTCCGGTACCCGCAGACCCTTTGCCTTTAGAGCTTTAATAACCCCCAGGGCCTTGGGATCGCTGGCGGCAAATACGGCATCCGGCCGCTGGCCCCGCTCCAGGATAGTGAGAATGGCTCGGTAACCATCTTCCCAGTCCCGGGTACCGTGAACAACCAGGTCCTCGTTATAGGCTATACCGGCCTCCGCAAGGGCCGCCTGGTATCCGGCAAAACGCTGGCGGTAGAGGTCCAGTTCTAAAGTGCCGTTGACAAAAGCGATACGCCGGTAACCTCGCTCGATGAGGAATTTAGTGGCTTCATAGCCACCCCGGAAGTTGTCGACTATAACGGCATCCACCTTGTCTTCCAGGTGGCGGATCATGAGTACTACCGGGAAACCCTGCTCTTTGAGTTCCAAAATGTGGGTGCTGGCGGCCGTGGCTGTGGAAAAAATCAGGCCGTCGACCAGCCTTTTGCGCAGGTTGTCGACATAGGCTTTCTCTGTTTCTATATCTTCGTCGGTATTGCACAGGATAACGGTATAGCCATACTTTTTGGCCACATCGGTTATCCCTTTGATGGCCGCCGGGAAAACCAAATTCCGCACATTGGGAATGATCAGGCCGATGGTCCTGGAGCGCCCTTCTTTCAAACCCTTGGCCAGGGCATTAGGCTGGTAGTTAAGCTCACGTACGGCGCGCATGACTTTTTCTTTCGTTTCCGGGCTGACCGCAACCCGGCCGCTTAAGGCCCGGGAAACGGTGCTGGGCGAAACCCCGGCCCTCTCGGCAACTTCTTTGATATTGACCATACTCTAGCTTCCTTTGCTGCAAACCTTTGTGCAATCCATTGTGCAATCGTTTGTAAAATATATTCGCTGCGGACCATCAAATTCCTGCCGAGGTAAGAAAAAATTTTGCGGCCTAAACAGGATGAAGCCCCTGCCATCAGGGGCTTCATCCTGTTCCTTGCAATCCATTATTTCCGCGGCAAAAAAGGTAACCGTCGCACCCGGATCCTCCGGCTTTGAAATACTACTACCGCACCTCGTTGGAGAACTTCAGATAGCCCTGGTAGATTAGCCCGGCATAAAGCCAATATAGTTGCCGGTCTTTTATCAGGCTGGCGAAAGATTACCACTGATGGGCTTGAGGCCTGGCGAGTTGCTAACAGGGTACCGAAATCAGTATCTGCCGTTAAAATAATACGATTATCTCTCGATGCCAGATCAAAG
This Moorella sp. E308F DNA region includes the following protein-coding sequences:
- a CDS encoding LacI family DNA-binding transcriptional regulator; amino-acid sequence: MVNIKEVAERAGVSPSTVSRALSGRVAVSPETKEKVMRAVRELNYQPNALAKGLKEGRSRTIGLIIPNVRNLVFPAAIKGITDVAKKYGYTVILCNTDEDIETEKAYVDNLRKRLVDGLIFSTATAASTHILELKEQGFPVVLMIRHLEDKVDAVIVDNFRGGYEATKFLIERGYRRIAFVNGTLELDLYRQRFAGYQAALAEAGIAYNEDLVVHGTRDWEDGYRAILTILERGQRPDAVFAASDPKALGVIKALKAKGLRVPDDVAVMGYDNLDMSELMDPPLTTMAQPFYEVGQRAAERLIKLINSKRKNKPVVERLPAQLLVRSSVDYGLAGQVIATGK
- a CDS encoding FAD-binding protein, with the protein product MEHYNCDVLVIGGGGAALRAAIAAQEYNPDLKVVLATKGRLGRSGVTATACSDRMAFHATLPHTPPGGADAWRYHAEDIYRLGGLVSDWDLAVTLAREAEAAFNYLDALGVPFVKEGGKARQFVTDGSDFPRACYTGPKTAIHIEEALVERLRQLPVQVLNFTMVARLITSQGRVTGALALDTRQRHDPAAALKVISARTVILATGGAGQVYRTNVFPGGMTGDGYALAYTAGAELVNMEFIQIGLASLKTKLNCSGSMLRALPRLVNDRGEEFLGRYFPPGTPSRVVMNLLFRKGASWPVTYEHPTHIIDVAVYQEIAAGRKVYLDYSRNPAGFQWDELVEENHRRYYSEITVDLGTEKRLASPLQRLKEINPESIAWLKERGLDLEAGAMIEVAPCIQHFQGGVKISQAGRTAVAGLYAAGEVAGGQHGANRPGGNALLDGQVFGRLAGEEAAREAVSVPPVEVPAAEIEGFLARTQHMLDKGDIPAGELRRRLQDLMNRAASVVRTEEGLRLGLEKLSALQKIAQRVDEHGLAYALENENMLLVAEMILRTALQRDESRGPHLRFLKATDVTPVSRRDPEWQRYLVISRKDGQMVLTVREPVRP
- a CDS encoding uroporphyrinogen decarboxylase family protein, with protein sequence MGGFFNRDKIPFVPVVYEHAAALIGVTPSKMARSAELIVKGQLRAYELYGHDLVTVGIDIYNVEAEALGCPVQYFDDEAIPAIAGPIVSCPADLARLRVPDPEHDGRLPLLLDAASRVREVIGSEVAVGAAMVGPFTLAALLRGYENFILDLLTAPDFAGALLDFAAEVGLAVGTAMIKRGLSISINESWITPPLLSPELYQRFAFPREKGLIVALKAAGAASVGLISGGNTTPIVDWLVQTGSSILMADYGTDLVAYKAKARAAGIVLRGSIQARVVETGPKELIAAQAREVLAKGAPGGGFILGCGVVPYGAPPENVLYLKQVLAAYMAEHGGIA
- a CDS encoding ABC transporter ATP-binding protein encodes the protein MNILEVKGLNKRFGGVQAVADFYLDLPEKGIVGIIGPNGAGKTTIFNVISGVYKADSGQVLLAGRDITNMEQHRIAKAGLGRTFQNIRLFRGLSVAENVMTAIDPLTKYNIFSALLSLPGKFRAEREAREKALHYLELVDLIAYKDWRPENLPYGLQRRLEIARALATGPRVLLLDEPAAGLNPKEVIDLIELIARLNRDLGLAILLIEHRMEVVMQLCQYIYVQNFGKTLASGPPAAIQCNEEVIKAYLGDEE
- a CDS encoding branched-chain amino acid ABC transporter permease; translated protein: MELLASVLTFTAINVVAVTGVFILTGLTGLFSLGQGAFMGIGAYVAGLMAIKYNFSFPLAACGAVVVGLIAAVIVGLPTIRLRRDYISLVTLGFGEAIAALLNQSVNITGGAMGLSGIPKQTTLLLAVTSAVICLLLVWGFKCSRYGRQCLALRSDELAARSMGINVNQVKMVAFLLSAAITTYAGVLYGFYTTYVEPVMFGWTKSAEWIIMVFFGGINSLTGAVVASALLTGLPEILRAAAEWRIVAYCVIVLLILNFKPTGLFGEYEISLLSLLRRRGNRIREGEGS
- a CDS encoding DUF5615 family PIN-like protein is translated as MKFLVDNALSPYLAQELCKAGYDAIHVRDLGMAEVPDQLIFDLASRDNRIILTADTDFGTLLATRQASSPSVVIFRQPDKRPATILALCRANLPGLSEVLQRGAVVVFQSRRIRVRRLPFLPRK
- a CDS encoding zinc-binding dehydrogenase translates to MKAQAYVLEAFNEPLTAREINIPNLEPGQVLVKIKAAGICGSDLHIWQGEDPRVKLPMILGHEGVGEVAAIKGKKLTVEGEELKEGDLIFWNRGVSCGHCYYCAVLREPSLCPNRVVQGINITTTEPPYLNGCYAEYIILQPGADIFRVPAGVDPAVLVAASCSGATAAHGFDLVRPEPGDTVVVIGPGPLGLFAVAFARAYGATTVIVSGGSKTRLEMGRQFGATVILDRHEVQDEERRQIVMDLTHGRGADLVVEAAGNAAALLEAITLVRPGGAVLSMGFGQPGGTFAFDGYQHLARRNIRLQGVWVSDTRHVYRAMAMILAQPELFARMITHRFPLARVNEALEVMACKEAVKAVLMP
- a CDS encoding ABC transporter ATP-binding protein, which produces MLTIKNLSAGYGAIMALHEVNLEVKQGQIVSIIGANGAGKSTLLNTIAGLVRPRRGSILFMGEELPRQPHLVVRRGIVQVPEGRKVFAGLTVKENLLMGGYRLSGREAARNLEHIFTLFPVLKERQNQYAGTLSGGEQQMLAVGRGLMSNPKVMLFDEPSLGLAPLVVNTIFNIISRIREEGVTVLLVEQNARKALALCDHAYVLENGRITMNGPGRELLADPRIRNAYLGERVEPRVDSKRSR
- a CDS encoding ABC transporter substrate-binding protein, translating into MKKLVLSFMVLVLVFLVTACGQGNSAKDKSQADGGENQASSSEVIVIGNLQDLSSTTSVWGKMVTNGAQLAIDKINKEGGINGKKLKLVTYDTKNDVQEAINAYNRLATQDKAVAIIGPPVSNIGIALAPVAENTKVAILGSFIDERATTKNDGKPWAYNFLIQPSSVQQAEIVASYTLEKLNLKKVGVLYNQANAYSVSLAKPFIDYVKSHGGQVVSEQMYKTGDKDFKTQLAAIQAAGAETIYIPNYIQEDVLAVQQARQIGINVPITGGLDFAPPFASLAGEAANDIYFPNNIAAEDPQIKEVAEAYKAAYNDEPLNKVFIGYDSILVIADAIKRAGAPDPIKVRDAMEQTKDVKGTTGNISISPNTHRPYGLSMVMIKIEKGQYITKERYITKEQQQQ
- a CDS encoding branched-chain amino acid ABC transporter permease, translating into MTAQLIINGISLGAVYALIAVGFAIIFNILKFSNFAHGGFMTVTAYVGFLATRFWHTSLLWTLLIASLAGGMLGIIAELVAFRRIRNNKGPVIYYFVSSITLGMLLENLMTIFFSTNFYAYPNFFPVATVKVGQLLLGVPELIMFCISSLALIILAVLIYRTKLGTALRSVSYDVDTSGLMGINVLRIIQLAFFLAGFLGGISGVFLGISYTLYPQLGQLVVKGFVASVIGGLGSLSGAVIGAFLLGIIEILLIRLVGSGISPVFIFVIMLLFLLVRPRGIAGSHIQEKA